The Aurantiacibacter arachoides genome window below encodes:
- a CDS encoding OmpA family protein produces MKKLLIGLMSASALVSTPAMAEDGAFYIGLGMGVGDAQPEFDAGGGDSVEFDTDYGWVAEALLGYDLGMVRLEVEGGYQDFDLDSFDSGDVTIQRSIAGDTVTGVFDPVDGNIKVWTGMFNALLDFGGEDSIGVALGGGVGIGNVDYNNVSAFASGPGFVNDSDSRFAWQAIAQVYAPVTDNIDASIKYKYLNIDGGDYVDQIGRSFEGEFASHAIIGSFIFNFGGADPVVVAPPPPPPPPPPPPPPPPPPPPPPVQQCNTGPYIVFFDWDRSDITPEAATVLNSAVTSYRDCGTARVMLAGHADRSGSTQYNVGLSERRNAAVRDYMTGRGVPAARINSQAFGESQPRVATADGVRELQNRRVEVTYGPGSGN; encoded by the coding sequence ATGAAGAAACTTTTGATTGGGCTGATGTCAGCTTCCGCGCTGGTGTCGACGCCGGCGATGGCCGAAGATGGAGCCTTCTATATCGGTCTGGGCATGGGCGTTGGTGACGCGCAGCCGGAATTTGATGCCGGTGGTGGCGATTCCGTTGAATTCGACACCGATTACGGTTGGGTGGCCGAAGCGTTGCTCGGCTACGACCTCGGTATGGTTCGCCTTGAGGTTGAGGGCGGCTACCAGGATTTCGATCTCGACAGCTTTGATTCCGGCGATGTGACGATTCAGCGCAGCATCGCGGGTGACACTGTCACCGGCGTGTTCGATCCCGTCGATGGCAACATCAAGGTGTGGACCGGCATGTTCAATGCCCTGCTCGACTTCGGTGGCGAAGACAGCATTGGCGTCGCGCTGGGCGGCGGTGTCGGTATCGGCAACGTCGACTACAACAACGTCAGCGCATTCGCGAGCGGCCCGGGCTTCGTCAACGACAGCGACTCGCGTTTTGCCTGGCAGGCAATCGCGCAGGTTTACGCTCCGGTGACCGACAACATCGATGCCTCGATCAAGTACAAGTACCTGAACATCGACGGCGGGGACTACGTCGACCAGATCGGTCGTTCGTTCGAAGGCGAATTCGCCTCGCACGCGATCATCGGCAGCTTCATCTTCAACTTTGGCGGTGCGGATCCCGTCGTAGTGGCTCCCCCGCCGCCGCCGCCCCCGCCGCCGCCTCCCCCGCCGCCTCCCCCGCCGCCTCCCCCGCCGCCGGTGCAGCAGTGCAACACGGGCCCCTACATCGTGTTCTTCGATTGGGACCGTTCGGACATCACGCCGGAAGCCGCGACCGTGCTCAACTCGGCCGTGACCTCTTACCGTGACTGCGGCACCGCCCGCGTCATGCTCGCCGGTCACGCCGACCGCTCGGGCAGCACGCAGTACAACGTCGGCCTGTCCGAGCGTCGTAACGCTGCCGTGCGTGACTACATGACCGGCCGTGGCGTGCCCGCTGCCCGGATCAACAGCCAGGCGTTCGGCG